In Halobacillus amylolyticus, the following proteins share a genomic window:
- a CDS encoding aldehyde dehydrogenase family protein, whose protein sequence is MNLKAQPFIAGEWISDDRESLEIKNPFTQEIIGQQYLATEEDVERALYAAYSSKKEIRDIPSVKRAKILKKASELLEQNKEKFARIISSELGKPLKNTLGEVDRSIETLELSAEEAKRLHGETLPGDASERGLHTIASTHRVPVGVVAAITPFNAPLNLVCHKLGPAFAGGNTTILKPAPQTTLIATELLKLLLEAGFPENSVNMVLGGVDTGQQIVRDDRVNVISFTGGTVASRNICEIAGIKKVLLELGGNAATIVHEDANIADAAQQCAKTGYSNSGQSCISVQRIYVHKSVLDDFVPQLKQEVSKLKVGDPLLPDTDVGTLVDEKAADRVIDWIGEAVSSGAEVLIGGEKKGASVDPTVIVNPPKQSKVVCQEVFGPLVSVIPYENLEEAVEEANDSFFGLQTGIFTNQIDLAYKVAHELEVGGVVINGTSNFRLDHWPYGGVKDSGIGREGPRYAIQDMTESKMIVLKLPK, encoded by the coding sequence ATGAATCTTAAAGCACAACCTTTTATAGCAGGAGAGTGGATCTCTGACGACCGCGAAAGCTTAGAAATAAAAAATCCATTTACTCAAGAGATTATTGGACAACAATACTTAGCTACAGAAGAAGATGTAGAGCGAGCTCTTTACGCCGCTTATTCAAGTAAAAAAGAGATAAGGGATATTCCATCCGTTAAACGTGCGAAGATTTTGAAAAAGGCTTCGGAATTGCTGGAACAAAATAAAGAGAAGTTTGCTAGGATTATTTCTAGTGAATTAGGGAAGCCATTAAAAAATACATTAGGTGAAGTAGATCGATCCATTGAGACTTTAGAATTGTCTGCTGAAGAAGCAAAGCGGCTTCACGGAGAAACGTTGCCAGGCGACGCCTCGGAAAGAGGATTACACACTATTGCCTCAACTCATCGCGTTCCCGTTGGTGTAGTAGCAGCGATCACTCCTTTTAATGCACCACTGAACCTAGTTTGCCACAAATTAGGTCCTGCCTTTGCTGGCGGTAATACAACCATTTTAAAACCTGCACCGCAAACGACACTTATTGCTACAGAGTTGTTGAAGTTGTTGCTTGAAGCCGGTTTTCCTGAAAACTCTGTGAACATGGTGCTTGGCGGGGTGGACACAGGCCAACAAATAGTAAGAGATGATCGAGTAAATGTCATTTCATTTACTGGAGGTACAGTTGCAAGTAGGAACATTTGTGAAATAGCCGGGATTAAAAAAGTACTATTAGAGCTAGGTGGTAATGCAGCTACGATCGTTCATGAAGATGCCAATATAGCAGATGCCGCCCAACAATGTGCGAAAACAGGATACAGTAATTCCGGACAAAGCTGTATTTCTGTTCAAAGGATCTATGTGCACAAATCTGTATTGGATGATTTTGTGCCCCAATTAAAACAAGAAGTGTCCAAACTAAAGGTAGGAGATCCCCTGCTCCCCGACACAGATGTTGGTACTTTAGTAGATGAAAAAGCGGCGGACCGTGTGATTGATTGGATTGGTGAAGCTGTCAGCTCAGGTGCTGAAGTACTAATCGGAGGAGAGAAAAAAGGCGCATCCGTTGATCCCACTGTCATTGTGAATCCTCCCAAGCAAAGCAAGGTGGTTTGCCAGGAGGTTTTCGGACCTCTAGTCAGTGTGATTCCTTATGAAAACTTGGAAGAAGCCGTTGAAGAAGCAAATGATTCTTTTTTTGGATTGCAAACAGGGATTTTCACAAACCAAATTGACCTAGCCTATAAGGTGGCACATGAACTTGAGGTAGGAGGAGTCGTTATTAACGGAACATCAAACTTCCGTTTAGATCATTGGCCTTACGGTGGAGTTAAAGATAGTGGAATCGGACGTGAAGGCCCACGCTATGCGATTCAAGACATGACAGAAAGTAAAATGATTGTATTAAAACTACCTAAATAA
- a CDS encoding shikimate kinase gives MVNNSTSLREIPLREKSIVFVGFMGVGKTTIGRLVANKLHRSFIDVDQEIENKYQMSTSEIFKTIGERAFREEEKNFIIACCQQRLKIISLGGGAFLQEEIRNFCLANCIVFYLDISWDSWKERLSILVDSRPVLQGRTIEEIEMLFHERKDTYSDHNSKLMTDRLDEEEVADYITDSLKMAWNLYD, from the coding sequence ATGGTAAACAATAGTACTTCATTAAGGGAAATCCCACTACGAGAAAAAAGTATCGTGTTTGTTGGTTTTATGGGCGTCGGTAAAACCACAATTGGCAGGTTGGTCGCCAACAAACTTCACCGAAGCTTTATTGATGTTGACCAGGAAATTGAAAATAAATATCAAATGTCCACCTCCGAAATCTTTAAAACAATTGGTGAAAGAGCTTTTCGGGAAGAAGAAAAAAATTTTATTATTGCATGTTGCCAACAGAGGCTGAAGATTATATCACTTGGTGGAGGAGCATTCTTGCAAGAAGAGATTCGTAATTTCTGCTTGGCTAACTGTATTGTCTTCTATTTGGATATCTCATGGGATTCTTGGAAGGAGAGGCTTAGTATTCTAGTAGACAGCCGCCCGGTGTTGCAAGGAAGAACGATTGAAGAAATAGAAATGTTATTTCACGAAAGAAAAGATACCTACTCTGACCATAACTCTAAGCTAATGACAGACCGACTTGATGAAGAAGAGGTCGCCGATTATATTACAGATTCGTTAAAAATGGCCTGGAATTTATATGATTAA
- a CDS encoding LacI family DNA-binding transcriptional regulator, which yields MNNLSQKKARVTLKQVAEHAGVSRATASLIVRNSPSISEPTREKVLASMEELGYVYDRVAANLRGQTSTTVGLIITDIANPFFNELLVGVHNRLEEDGYTVILGTTFDMEDKQKKLISTMMEHRVGGIILCPVSDSSSINVEELQRWNLPIVTAVREIEGLACDYVGIDYAEGAQMAVEHLINKGHQRIAFVGGNSESSAWQNRKKGYMLAHKKAEIEVDESLIVGSSAERSGGVESIECVLKESDPPSAVFCFNDLVAFGVIEGLRRAGYQPGKDVAVVGFDNVEESATLSYPSLTTISSHAKVIGSKAADLLHQRINNNDVEQQRIILHPDLVIRESS from the coding sequence GTGAACAATTTGAGTCAGAAAAAAGCTCGCGTTACTTTGAAACAGGTGGCGGAACATGCTGGAGTATCTCGAGCGACCGCTTCACTTATCGTACGTAACAGTCCAAGCATTTCAGAGCCTACTAGGGAAAAAGTATTGGCCTCCATGGAGGAGTTAGGATATGTTTACGACCGTGTGGCTGCGAACCTAAGAGGGCAGACTTCTACCACAGTAGGATTGATTATTACTGATATCGCTAATCCTTTTTTTAATGAATTGTTAGTAGGCGTCCACAATAGACTAGAAGAAGATGGTTATACAGTTATCTTAGGGACCACGTTTGACATGGAGGATAAACAAAAGAAGCTTATTTCTACTATGATGGAACATAGGGTAGGTGGGATTATCCTCTGCCCAGTATCCGATAGTTCATCGATAAATGTGGAAGAGCTGCAAAGATGGAATCTCCCTATAGTTACTGCGGTTAGAGAAATAGAGGGCCTCGCTTGTGATTATGTAGGTATTGATTACGCAGAAGGTGCCCAAATGGCAGTAGAACATCTCATTAATAAGGGTCATCAAAGAATTGCGTTTGTCGGTGGAAATTCAGAGTCCTCTGCATGGCAAAACCGTAAGAAAGGTTATATGCTTGCACATAAAAAAGCGGAAATAGAAGTAGATGAGTCACTGATAGTAGGGAGTTCTGCTGAAAGATCAGGTGGGGTGGAATCGATCGAATGTGTACTGAAAGAATCAGATCCACCTAGTGCAGTTTTCTGCTTCAATGACTTAGTTGCTTTCGGTGTGATCGAGGGTTTACGCAGGGCTGGTTATCAGCCTGGTAAGGATGTGGCAGTGGTAGGGTTTGATAATGTAGAAGAATCTGCAACATTATCTTATCCGTCATTGACGACGATTTCTTCTCATGCAAAGGTTATCGGCAGTAAAGCAGCTGATTTACTGCATCAGCGGATAAATAATAACGATGTAGAGCAGCAGCGCATTATCCTACACCCGGATCTGGTGATAAGAGAATCCTCCTGA
- a CDS encoding HPr family phosphocarrier protein, protein MKESKQEIIVNISEDQTIIELSDRLQPYESEIFLKKIYQGSIYEINLKSFLGLITLKIKNGDKIWVRATGTDCEEALQSVVDYLT, encoded by the coding sequence ATGAAAGAGAGCAAGCAAGAGATTATTGTCAACATAAGCGAGGATCAAACCATTATTGAATTAAGTGATAGACTCCAACCCTATGAATCCGAAATATTTCTTAAGAAAATATATCAAGGAAGTATTTATGAGATTAATTTAAAAAGTTTCCTAGGTTTGATTACACTTAAAATAAAGAATGGAGACAAAATTTGGGTTCGTGCAACGGGTACGGACTGCGAAGAGGCATTGCAATCAGTAGTTGATTATTTAACATAA
- a CDS encoding TRAP transporter large permease — protein sequence MTATLLFGSFTVLLLISVPIGIALGVASLLTLIFTNTLPVEYIAQTLITSVDSFPIMAVPFFILAAEIMGKGGISNRLFNLANTLVGNKTGGFAMATIITCMFFAAISGSGPATVAAIGGIMIPSMVKMGYDKKFATALVAAAGSLGVIIPPSIPMVIYGVVGGASVGDLFVAGIIPGCIVAAGLMIYSYFYSKKMGYRGTDEKFTFKRFYEAAWDAKWALLIPIIIIGGIYGGIFTPTEAAAVAVVYGLIAGLLLYRELKIKDLPKVFADSALTTATVLIIVGAATVFGRLLTVEQIPTKVANAMLSISESPIIIIMLISLLLLIVGCFMDTLAAIIILTPILLPIAKEIGYDPIHFGIIMVANLAIGFITPPLGVNLFVGSGISGLSIESISKAIVPFFLVMIGTLLIIVFIPQISLMFLE from the coding sequence ATGACAGCTACATTGTTATTTGGTAGTTTCACAGTTTTGTTACTAATTAGTGTGCCAATAGGTATTGCTTTAGGGGTAGCTTCATTACTCACCCTTATTTTTACTAATACTCTTCCGGTTGAATATATAGCACAAACTTTAATCACTTCAGTTGATTCTTTTCCAATTATGGCTGTTCCCTTCTTTATCTTAGCTGCTGAAATCATGGGGAAGGGAGGAATATCTAACCGCCTCTTTAACTTGGCCAACACATTAGTTGGTAACAAAACGGGCGGCTTCGCAATGGCGACCATCATAACATGTATGTTTTTTGCTGCCATCTCGGGGTCGGGCCCAGCTACAGTAGCAGCGATAGGTGGGATTATGATTCCTTCTATGGTTAAAATGGGGTATGATAAAAAATTTGCTACTGCATTAGTGGCTGCTGCTGGTTCTTTAGGGGTGATCATACCACCAAGTATTCCTATGGTTATATATGGGGTTGTTGGAGGAGCATCTGTAGGGGATTTATTCGTTGCAGGCATTATACCAGGCTGTATAGTTGCCGCAGGTTTAATGATTTACTCCTATTTTTATTCAAAGAAGATGGGTTATAGAGGAACAGATGAGAAGTTTACTTTTAAGCGATTTTATGAAGCTGCATGGGATGCTAAATGGGCGCTGTTAATCCCTATTATTATTATTGGGGGAATATATGGAGGTATATTTACACCCACTGAAGCAGCAGCAGTTGCCGTAGTATATGGGTTAATTGCAGGGTTGCTTTTATACCGTGAACTTAAAATTAAAGATTTGCCAAAAGTTTTTGCCGACTCTGCTTTAACGACAGCTACAGTGTTGATTATTGTAGGGGCTGCGACAGTATTTGGGAGGTTATTAACAGTTGAACAAATACCTACCAAAGTGGCTAATGCAATGCTATCCATTTCAGAAAGCCCAATTATCATAATTATGTTAATTAGTTTGCTATTACTTATTGTTGGCTGTTTTATGGACACCTTAGCAGCCATCATCATTTTAACTCCTATCTTATTGCCAATAGCTAAAGAAATTGGATATGACCCTATTCATTTTGGGATTATTATGGTTGCAAACCTTGCTATTGGGTTTATAACACCGCCGCTTGGTGTGAATCTATTTGTTGGTTCCGGGATCTCCGGGTTATCGATAGAGTCTATTTCTAAAGCAATCGTTCCTTTCTTTTTAGTAATGATCGGTACATTGTTAATAATTGTATTTATTCCTCAGATTTCTTTAATGTTTTTAGAGTAA
- a CDS encoding TRAP transporter small permease → MKAIKWLDRHFEEFFLVFFSVIMVTAISLQIFMRLFGESLGWSEELGRYCFIWLIYMGISYGVKKQRHIKVDVMLLLLKDKGKVVLTMISNVIFLVFAVFVVIYGFEIAYKILDWGQTSPGLNIPMGIVYLATPVGMAVTAIRIIQQLVKQYAFLTGKEDKGEEMLDNVSSRANVLTHEQEMTGGGRT, encoded by the coding sequence ATGAAAGCAATTAAATGGTTAGACAGACACTTTGAAGAATTTTTCCTCGTTTTCTTTTCAGTCATTATGGTTACTGCTATATCATTGCAAATCTTTATGAGGTTATTTGGAGAGTCGCTAGGGTGGTCCGAGGAATTGGGAAGGTACTGCTTTATATGGCTTATTTATATGGGGATTAGCTATGGTGTTAAAAAACAACGGCATATAAAGGTTGATGTCATGCTTTTATTACTTAAAGACAAAGGGAAAGTTGTTCTGACTATGATTTCCAATGTAATATTTTTAGTTTTTGCCGTTTTTGTTGTTATTTATGGTTTTGAAATTGCTTATAAAATATTGGACTGGGGGCAAACATCACCGGGCCTAAATATTCCTATGGGGATTGTTTACTTGGCAACACCGGTAGGCATGGCGGTTACTGCCATTAGAATTATTCAACAGTTAGTTAAGCAGTATGCCTTTCTTACAGGTAAGGAAGACAAGGGAGAGGAAATGTTGGATAACGTAAGCAGTAGAGCAAACGTCCTTACCCATGAACAGGAAATGACAGGGGGAGGTAGAACATGA
- a CDS encoding DctP family TRAP transporter solute-binding subunit, with amino-acid sequence MKKITLSLFLVGMAVICSACSIGTLGASGEEVKTMRLAVVTSEDRSLTKGLYKFQEIVEKKTNGKINVEVYPNGVLGGDREVLEGLQLNTIQGTTISTGPIAQFAPRFQIFDLPFLFPDKESAYDILDGPIGDELLKDLPEQNLIGLSYMENGFRQLTNNVKEIDSVEDIEGLDIRTLQNELHMDIWSELGANPTPISYTELYLALEQGTVDGQENPVGNVVTANFYEVQQYLTKTNHVYNASVFMVSKPFWESLTEKQREIMSKAAIQARDYQREINQKESEEAYDFLREKGMTITELAEEQRQEMIEAVQPVYEKYKPVVGEDLLNKVLKKVQ; translated from the coding sequence ATGAAGAAAATAACACTCAGTTTATTTTTGGTTGGTATGGCAGTAATTTGTTCTGCATGTTCCATCGGTACTTTGGGAGCCTCAGGTGAAGAGGTTAAAACTATGAGACTAGCTGTAGTCACTTCTGAAGATCGTTCTTTAACAAAAGGGCTATATAAATTTCAAGAAATTGTTGAGAAAAAAACGAACGGGAAAATCAATGTTGAAGTCTATCCAAACGGAGTATTAGGCGGGGATAGAGAAGTATTGGAAGGTCTGCAACTGAACACGATTCAAGGAACTACAATCTCAACAGGCCCAATAGCTCAATTTGCACCACGCTTTCAAATATTTGATTTACCTTTTTTATTTCCTGATAAAGAAAGCGCTTACGATATCCTTGACGGTCCTATTGGGGATGAGTTGTTAAAAGACTTACCCGAACAAAATTTAATAGGCTTATCTTACATGGAGAATGGGTTTAGACAGCTTACTAATAATGTGAAAGAAATTGACAGTGTAGAAGATATTGAAGGTTTAGATATAAGGACACTTCAAAATGAGCTTCATATGGATATATGGTCAGAATTAGGAGCAAATCCCACACCTATTAGTTACACGGAGCTGTATCTAGCTCTGGAACAAGGGACTGTCGATGGGCAGGAGAACCCGGTTGGGAATGTTGTAACCGCTAACTTTTATGAGGTTCAACAATATTTAACTAAAACGAACCATGTATATAATGCGAGTGTATTTATGGTCAGCAAGCCCTTTTGGGAATCTCTTACTGAAAAACAAAGAGAGATTATGTCAAAGGCTGCTATTCAAGCTCGGGATTATCAAAGAGAAATTAATCAGAAAGAAAGTGAAGAAGCTTATGATTTCTTAAGAGAAAAAGGAATGACGATTACAGAATTAGCTGAAGAACAAAGGCAGGAAATGATTGAGGCAGTCCAGCCCGTTTATGAGAAATATAAACCGGTTGTCGGAGAGGATCTACTAAATAAAGTATTAAAGAAAGTCCAATAA
- a CDS encoding CAP domain-containing protein, with the protein MKSMSFILSGAVAASLLFAPANTQASTVVQKDVNIDCVTGWHVENGDVHRGNVQSILKQIELAQFGMQQTVQVDQSTEQPEASQKADTQPEKSHESAKAEQQLEKPDAPAKAEPQQKKSDAPTKAEPQQEKSDAPTKAEPQPTEPAEQPTQAQAQPKPQPQENTQQSAENSSVSAFEKKVVELTNAERAQEGLAPLELDVELSKVAKDKSLDMQQNDYFSHTSPTYGSPFDMMKQYGIDYTTAGENIAMGQTSPEQVVQGWMNSQGHRENIMNPSFTHIGVGYAEQGNYWTQMFIGK; encoded by the coding sequence ATGAAGAGTATGTCATTTATACTTTCTGGAGCCGTAGCGGCATCGCTTTTATTTGCTCCAGCTAATACTCAAGCTTCAACCGTAGTACAAAAGGACGTTAATATAGATTGCGTGACTGGTTGGCACGTAGAAAATGGAGATGTACACAGAGGGAATGTTCAATCCATTTTAAAACAAATTGAACTGGCACAGTTTGGAATGCAGCAAACTGTTCAAGTTGATCAATCTACAGAGCAACCAGAAGCATCTCAAAAGGCTGACACACAGCCAGAAAAATCACATGAATCTGCGAAGGCTGAGCAACAACTGGAAAAACCAGATGCACCAGCTAAAGCTGAACCACAACAGAAAAAGTCAGATGCACCGACTAAAGCTGAGCCGCAGCAGGAAAAGTCAGATGCACCGACTAAAGCTGAGCCGCAGCCAACTGAACCTGCAGAGCAGCCTACACAAGCTCAAGCACAACCGAAACCACAACCTCAGGAAAACACGCAGCAATCAGCTGAAAACTCTAGTGTATCCGCTTTTGAGAAAAAGGTAGTAGAGTTAACAAATGCTGAACGTGCTCAAGAAGGATTAGCACCACTAGAATTGGATGTTGAATTAAGCAAAGTGGCAAAAGATAAGTCACTTGATATGCAGCAAAACGATTACTTCTCACACACAAGCCCGACTTACGGATCTCCGTTCGATATGATGAAACAATACGGAATCGACTATACTACAGCGGGTGAAAATATTGCTATGGGACAAACTTCTCCCGAGCAAGTTGTCCAGGGGTGGATGAACAGTCAAGGACACCGTGAAAATATTATGAATCCTTCTTTCACTCACATTGGAGTAGGATATGCTGAACAAGGAAACTATTGGACTCAAATGTTCATTGGTAAATAA
- a CDS encoding BCCT family transporter, with protein MKNVTIVFWNALAICAAVVIWGVIAPDQLESVTAKVTSYISVTFGWYYLLIIMLMLAFCIYLIFSRFGKIKLGKEGDKPAFSLLSWFAMLFSAGMGIGLVFWTTAEPISHAFKSTPGAEAGSDQAIKEALQYSFFHWGVHAWAVYGIVALVLAYFKFHRGSPGLISATLEPLFGKKSMRGVPGKVIDTLAVFATVVGVASTLGFGSAQINGGLSFLFNIPVNFGVQLLILVISTVLFIGSAWTGIGKGIKYLSNINMGLAFVLLLLLLVVGPTLYILNMFTSTLGGYITNFFEMSFHLAPLNQESRTWINNWTIFYWAWWISWAPFVGIFIARISKGRTVKEFMLGVLIVPSLLCFVFFAVFGVSGLYLEQNGITTISEFPLETATFGMLQNYPIGELMSFITILVVAIFFITSADSATFVLGMLSTSGSLNPSNSVKIVWGLAQSAMAAIIVYFGGTTGLQNVLIIAALPFSVVILLMGLSFYKIARKEVRPKREKKRKPSAERDDSTLAKE; from the coding sequence GTGAAGAATGTAACAATAGTATTTTGGAATGCCCTCGCTATTTGTGCGGCGGTGGTTATCTGGGGTGTCATCGCACCTGATCAACTAGAGTCAGTAACGGCAAAGGTAACCTCATATATTTCCGTAACATTCGGCTGGTATTATTTGTTGATTATCATGTTAATGCTGGCCTTTTGTATCTATTTGATTTTTTCTCGGTTTGGCAAGATTAAATTAGGAAAAGAAGGCGATAAGCCAGCCTTTAGTTTGCTTTCCTGGTTTGCCATGCTCTTCAGTGCAGGCATGGGGATAGGGTTGGTTTTTTGGACAACTGCTGAACCGATTTCCCATGCTTTCAAAAGCACACCGGGGGCAGAAGCTGGGTCTGATCAAGCAATAAAGGAAGCGCTTCAATACTCCTTTTTTCACTGGGGTGTTCATGCCTGGGCCGTTTATGGAATCGTGGCTCTGGTGCTAGCATACTTCAAGTTTCATAGGGGTTCGCCGGGATTAATAAGCGCGACACTTGAGCCCTTATTCGGGAAAAAAAGCATGCGTGGTGTACCAGGAAAAGTGATTGATACCCTGGCTGTTTTTGCTACAGTAGTAGGTGTGGCTTCCACACTAGGTTTTGGGTCAGCTCAAATTAACGGTGGGCTGTCATTTTTATTCAATATCCCCGTTAACTTTGGTGTCCAACTATTGATACTTGTCATTTCTACCGTTTTATTTATTGGTTCAGCCTGGACAGGTATTGGCAAAGGGATCAAGTATTTAAGCAACATCAATATGGGTCTGGCCTTTGTCTTATTGCTTCTCCTTTTAGTAGTAGGACCGACGTTATACATATTAAATATGTTTACGAGCACGCTAGGCGGCTATATCACTAACTTCTTCGAGATGAGTTTTCATCTAGCTCCGTTAAATCAAGAAAGTCGGACGTGGATTAACAACTGGACCATCTTTTATTGGGCATGGTGGATTTCCTGGGCACCATTTGTGGGGATCTTCATTGCAAGAATCTCTAAAGGGCGTACAGTCAAAGAATTCATGCTTGGTGTACTGATCGTTCCATCGCTATTATGCTTTGTCTTTTTTGCCGTATTTGGTGTCTCTGGACTCTATCTCGAGCAAAACGGTATTACGACCATTTCCGAATTCCCTTTAGAAACAGCAACCTTTGGGATGCTTCAGAATTATCCAATTGGTGAGCTCATGTCATTTATAACAATTCTGGTCGTAGCGATCTTTTTCATAACATCCGCAGATTCAGCAACCTTTGTTTTGGGAATGTTGAGCACTTCGGGTTCCCTGAATCCATCCAATTCTGTAAAAATCGTTTGGGGTCTGGCACAGTCAGCGATGGCGGCTATTATTGTGTACTTTGGAGGAACCACAGGGCTGCAAAACGTGCTGATCATCGCAGCATTACCTTTCTCTGTCGTCATTCTGTTAATGGGACTATCTTTCTATAAAATTGCAAGAAAAGAAGTGAGACCAAAGCGCGAGAAAAAGAGAAAGCCTTCAGCTGAAAGGGATGATTCAACCCTTGCTAAAGAGTGA
- a CDS encoding amidohydrolase family protein: protein MSNNNQPPKKRIIDVDIHESATYKDLFKYLENPYRRYIEDANWIQEKHMPYTQPSVAGVNRADAVVPDGRPAGSDLPFMQEQLLDDIGHEYGILTGALDPSPSSMHGWYEMATALASAYNDWQIENWLEKDERLYGSVHINAEDRDGAIREIERVGSHPKMVQILLPIDDKMWGDPYYHPIYGAAQKHDLMIGMHHNEPPIYFGKWPRYFIEWHSLLPTSHMMQVTNMIFNGVFEKFPKLKLMMIEGGFTFVPHLMWKLDQQYNDLRHEVPWIKRKPSEIMKEHVRFCTQPSEELNKKDFLSVIDQMGSDEMICFATDYPHWDFDSPHRSLPSLDPDLKKKIFSENARAFYPKLK from the coding sequence GTGAGTAACAACAATCAACCACCAAAGAAAAGAATTATTGACGTTGATATCCACGAAAGTGCGACCTACAAAGACTTATTCAAGTATTTAGAAAATCCATATAGAAGGTATATCGAGGATGCGAATTGGATTCAAGAAAAACACATGCCTTATACACAGCCGTCTGTAGCAGGTGTTAACCGCGCCGATGCTGTCGTACCAGATGGCAGACCGGCTGGATCCGATCTACCGTTCATGCAGGAACAACTGCTTGATGACATTGGTCATGAGTACGGCATTCTAACTGGGGCTCTTGATCCCTCACCATCCTCTATGCACGGCTGGTATGAGATGGCAACAGCACTAGCTTCGGCCTACAATGACTGGCAAATAGAAAACTGGTTGGAAAAGGACGAGCGACTTTACGGTTCTGTCCACATTAATGCTGAGGACCGCGATGGAGCCATTCGTGAAATAGAAAGAGTTGGATCACATCCAAAGATGGTTCAAATCTTATTACCTATCGATGATAAGATGTGGGGCGATCCTTACTATCACCCTATCTATGGGGCTGCCCAAAAACATGATTTGATGATCGGCATGCATCACAATGAACCTCCAATTTACTTTGGTAAATGGCCAAGATACTTTATAGAATGGCACAGCCTCCTGCCTACTTCTCACATGATGCAGGTAACGAACATGATTTTTAACGGTGTATTTGAGAAGTTTCCTAAACTTAAGCTGATGATGATTGAAGGTGGATTTACCTTTGTTCCACACTTGATGTGGAAGCTCGATCAACAGTACAACGATCTTCGCCATGAAGTGCCTTGGATCAAGAGAAAACCAAGCGAAATTATGAAAGAACACGTTCGTTTTTGCACCCAACCATCAGAAGAATTAAATAAAAAGGATTTCCTATCCGTTATTGATCAGATGGGTTCAGATGAAATGATTTGCTTTGCCACCGACTACCCCCATTGGGATTTTGATTCGCCGCATCGTTCACTACCGAGCCTGGACCCTGATCTCAAGAAAAAGATATTTTCTG